In Desulfobulbaceae bacterium, one DNA window encodes the following:
- a CDS encoding glycine zipper 2TM domain-containing protein — MKTLTTLIVALSLVVTTTVAQAQQNGVDGFILGAGGGALIGQAIGRNTEATLIGTAVGSMLGYMIGNERDKNGVANQVSYRTPVRQYPQTRYVTVVPAPQTEPEPICRETEMLAEIDGRPEKVYGTACLQNGEWILDRSELVTQTVIIGSKKHRNFKRNSHYKRANHRASRHFNRPADYRHEW, encoded by the coding sequence ATGAAAACTTTAACTACATTAATTGTCGCACTTTCTCTAGTGGTAACAACAACTGTTGCCCAGGCCCAACAAAATGGTGTTGACGGCTTTATCCTAGGTGCCGGGGGTGGGGCGCTGATCGGTCAGGCGATTGGCCGAAATACCGAAGCCACTCTTATAGGCACGGCAGTGGGAAGCATGCTTGGTTATATGATCGGCAATGAGAGGGACAAAAATGGTGTTGCTAATCAGGTTTCATATCGGACACCTGTCCGACAGTACCCTCAGACACGCTACGTCACAGTCGTACCAGCACCACAGACCGAACCGGAACCCATCTGCCGTGAGACAGAAATGCTTGCCGAAATTGACGGCCGCCCGGAAAAGGTTTATGGCACCGCCTGTCTACAGAATGGGGAGTGGATACTCGACAGATCTGAGCTGGTTACTCAAACGGTTATTATTGGTAGTAAAAAACACCGTAACTTCAAACGAAACAGCCACTACAAAAGAGCAAACCACAGAGCAAGCCGCCACTTTAACAGACCTGCTGACTATCGCCACGAATGGTAA
- a CDS encoding SAM-dependent methyltransferase, with product MQEKHEIRPGQSIELLKELHILTRDGKMNQDSRRKLKQVYHLYQFIEPLLKAVQEDHSDILLVDHGAGKSYLGFILYDLFFKDQDNGSHIFGIETRQELVHKSQALAARLNFPGMTFLELSVAAAIESAALPVKVDIVTALHACDTATDDAIHFALKKQAQFIVVVPCCQAEVAAYLRKNKGDALAHSSLTEIWRHSLHTREFGSLVSNVLRCLQLEAHGYQVTVTELVGWQHSMKNELIIATYKDMPRRRPAERLHEILQTLGLEELSSRFFISS from the coding sequence ATGCAGGAAAAACACGAGATTCGGCCAGGCCAATCAATAGAGCTGTTAAAGGAGCTGCACATCCTTACCCGCGACGGTAAGATGAACCAGGACAGCAGGCGTAAGCTTAAGCAGGTCTATCACCTCTATCAATTTATTGAGCCGCTCTTAAAGGCAGTTCAGGAGGATCATTCCGATATTTTGTTGGTCGATCATGGCGCCGGTAAATCGTATCTCGGCTTCATCTTGTACGACCTGTTTTTTAAGGATCAGGATAACGGATCACACATTTTCGGCATAGAAACACGGCAGGAGCTGGTTCATAAATCACAAGCCTTGGCTGCGCGACTGAATTTCCCCGGCATGACGTTTCTGGAATTATCAGTTGCTGCAGCCATTGAATCAGCGGCTCTACCCGTAAAGGTGGATATTGTGACGGCCTTACATGCCTGTGATACTGCCACTGATGATGCTATTCATTTTGCCTTGAAGAAACAGGCACAGTTTATTGTCGTGGTGCCTTGCTGTCAGGCTGAAGTTGCTGCTTATTTAAGAAAAAATAAGGGTGATGCTCTGGCGCACAGCAGCTTGACCGAAATATGGCGGCACTCTCTCCATACACGTGAATTCGGCAGTCTGGTCAGCAATGTACTTCGTTGTCTGCAACTTGAGGCCCACGGGTATCAGGTAACGGTCACCGAGCTTGTTGGCTGGCAACACTCCATGAAAAACGAATTGATTATTGCCACCTATAAAGATATGCCTCGGCGTCGCCCAGCTGAACGGCTGCACGAAATCCTTCAGACATTGGGTCTTGAGGAATTGAGCAGCCGTTTTTTTATTTCTAGTTAA
- a CDS encoding DUF4340 domain-containing protein, whose amino-acid sequence MNKKNSITILVVLLLIQAALIVYLYRPGQKQSAPSVSLLSTVESQAVSSLAITDENDSTIIMKKKGEAWFVGEEQFPADSASVESIIQKISGLESARLVSRTKSSHNRLKVGDAVFNRKVVLGSDKGDSIFFMGTAPSSKSVHLRVSGHNEVYQVAGISAWELQAERDSWWQTKYVTLEPEAINALTITNTHGTISLKRSDDEKWQFGGELSGELDQQKAAALIGSISNISISEYLKKDFSIDTKPACRIEYRTDKGTISLQIWPKSEDNDDHVAKLSTAEFYSKLRSYIIQEALDATSQELLVEEPEQGVLPAPALEQ is encoded by the coding sequence GTGAATAAAAAAAATAGTATAACAATTTTAGTCGTACTACTGCTAATACAAGCGGCATTGATTGTCTATCTCTATAGGCCTGGGCAGAAACAGTCGGCGCCTTCTGTGAGCTTACTGAGCACTGTAGAGTCTCAAGCTGTTTCCTCGTTGGCGATTACCGACGAGAATGACAGCACGATCATTATGAAAAAAAAGGGTGAGGCCTGGTTCGTCGGTGAGGAACAGTTTCCCGCTGATTCGGCCTCTGTTGAGAGTATTATCCAGAAAATCAGTGGGTTGGAGTCAGCTCGTTTGGTAAGTCGCACTAAATCCAGCCATAACCGCTTAAAGGTTGGTGATGCGGTTTTTAATCGAAAAGTTGTGCTTGGTTCCGACAAAGGGGACAGCATCTTTTTTATGGGAACCGCCCCAAGTTCAAAATCAGTGCATCTTCGCGTTTCTGGTCACAATGAGGTCTATCAGGTGGCAGGTATTTCAGCCTGGGAGCTGCAAGCGGAGCGAGATTCTTGGTGGCAAACCAAATATGTTACCTTGGAGCCGGAGGCAATCAATGCTCTGACGATTACTAATACTCACGGCACAATCAGCTTGAAGCGGTCAGATGATGAAAAATGGCAGTTTGGTGGAGAGCTTTCAGGGGAGCTTGACCAGCAGAAAGCAGCAGCGTTAATTGGTTCAATTTCAAATATATCTATTTCTGAGTATTTGAAAAAAGATTTTTCCATCGACACAAAGCCTGCCTGTAGAATCGAATACAGAACAGATAAGGGAACGATCTCTTTGCAGATATGGCCTAAGAGTGAAGACAATGACGACCATGTTGCCAAACTCTCAACGGCAGAGTTCTACTCGAAATTACGGTCCTATATAATTCAGGAGGCACTTGACGCAACAAGCCAGGAGCTTTTGGTTGAAGAGCCTGAACAAGGCGTTTTGCCGGCACCCGCATTAGAGCAATAG
- a CDS encoding Gldg family protein: MNQLLSITKKELKAYFGSPMAALFIGAFLVSTLFSFFWLETFFARNTADIRPLFRWMPILMIFLVGALTMRQWSEEQRMGTLEILLTLPVKLWQLVLGKFLAVLVLVAVALALTLGLPITVALLGNIDWGPVLGGYIGALLMAAAYISIGLFISSKTDNQIVALILTVLVGGFFYLLGSTGITNFMGNEAGEFFRGLGTGSRFASIERGVLDIRDLVYYCSLSAFFLLLNGIALDRKRWSRGKNTIVYRRTIIIASVLFAANLLAVNLWLHKVGSLRLDLTENSEYSLSQVSKDLIANMNEPLLLRGYFSEKTHPLLSPLIPRVKDLMQEYAIASNGQVEVDFIDPKYDEALEAEANQQFGIKPVPFQVAGRYESSVVNSYFNILIKYGDQHITLGFNDIIEIQPRPDGQIDVRLRNLEYDLTKSIKKVVYGFQSLSAVFEKIQGPVTLTAIISKDALPEQLAELPGNISKVAEALVKDSDKKLRFEFVDPGQDLQQRNAVNQQFGIEPMPVSFFSQDTIYLFLFLSVGDTNERIYLTGDMGEAEIRKEVEAVLKRTSSGFIKTIGLWVPTPEVPPEMAMYQQAPPDSYRAIQQVLPENYNLEKIALSSGRVPTNIDVLVVVAPQNMSDLERFAIDQYLMRGGAVVALAGSYVLDLNPNAQSINVKRVENGVADLLNHYGFKVEETLVMDKQNEPFPVPVTRNLGGFQVQEIKRIDYPFFVDVRQDGMAKDSPAVASLPAVTMNWASPVVIDEEKNSSRKVSELLSSSPESWLYNGANIQPDFGRYPGNGFVEGDEFSSQVLAVSSQGVFKSYFSDRLDPRDEKRQQEKANEEDLEDAEADAATELPEAPVIKRSSESARLVVVGSSEFINDTVISISQSTSQDRFLNSLGFLQNLIDWSVEDEELLMIRSRGTHARMLLPLTHQEQTFWEWLNYGVAILALLIVSLYGGLRRKKERPMVLLGGN; the protein is encoded by the coding sequence ATGAATCAACTACTTTCTATCACCAAAAAAGAGCTTAAGGCCTATTTCGGTTCGCCAATGGCAGCCCTGTTCATTGGCGCATTTTTAGTTTCAACCCTGTTTTCCTTTTTCTGGCTGGAGACTTTCTTTGCCCGAAATACTGCCGACATTCGCCCGTTATTCAGATGGATGCCAATTTTAATGATCTTTCTGGTTGGAGCCCTGACCATGCGGCAATGGAGTGAAGAACAGCGTATGGGTACCCTTGAAATCCTGCTGACTCTGCCTGTAAAGCTCTGGCAGCTGGTCCTCGGCAAATTTCTGGCTGTGCTGGTGCTGGTTGCAGTGGCTTTGGCGCTTACTCTTGGTCTGCCCATCACTGTTGCACTGCTTGGCAATATTGATTGGGGTCCAGTGCTTGGCGGCTATATTGGAGCCCTGCTTATGGCGGCGGCCTACATATCCATTGGTCTGTTTATCTCTTCAAAAACAGATAACCAGATTGTTGCCTTAATCCTGACGGTTCTGGTTGGTGGTTTCTTTTACCTTCTGGGTTCGACTGGCATCACCAACTTTATGGGAAATGAGGCCGGTGAATTTTTCAGGGGTTTAGGGACCGGCAGCCGCTTTGCCAGTATAGAACGTGGTGTATTAGATATTCGTGATTTGGTATATTACTGTTCGTTGTCTGCCTTTTTTCTTTTGCTTAATGGTATCGCACTCGATCGGAAGCGGTGGAGTCGCGGCAAAAACACCATTGTCTATCGTCGAACAATTATTATCGCTTCAGTGCTTTTTGCGGCCAATCTGCTGGCGGTAAACCTATGGCTTCATAAGGTTGGCAGTTTGCGTCTGGATTTGACCGAGAATAGTGAATATTCATTGTCGCAAGTCAGTAAAGATCTGATTGCCAATATGAATGAACCTTTACTGTTGCGTGGTTATTTCAGTGAAAAAACACACCCCCTGCTCTCCCCGCTTATTCCACGGGTCAAGGACCTTATGCAGGAATATGCCATTGCCTCCAATGGACAGGTCGAGGTTGATTTTATTGATCCCAAATATGATGAGGCACTTGAAGCCGAAGCCAATCAGCAGTTTGGCATCAAACCCGTTCCCTTTCAGGTCGCCGGACGTTATGAGTCATCCGTTGTTAACTCCTATTTTAACATTTTAATCAAATATGGCGATCAGCACATTACCTTGGGCTTTAATGATATTATTGAAATCCAGCCCAGGCCTGATGGTCAGATTGACGTTCGACTCCGCAACCTGGAATATGACCTGACGAAATCGATTAAAAAAGTTGTCTACGGCTTTCAAAGCCTGAGCGCTGTTTTTGAAAAAATTCAGGGCCCTGTGACACTTACCGCAATAATCAGTAAGGATGCCTTGCCAGAGCAGCTCGCTGAACTTCCTGGAAATATCAGCAAGGTTGCGGAAGCCTTGGTGAAGGACTCAGATAAAAAATTGCGCTTTGAGTTTGTTGATCCCGGTCAGGATTTGCAACAGCGAAATGCTGTGAATCAACAATTTGGCATTGAGCCTATGCCAGTGTCTTTTTTCTCCCAGGACACCATTTATCTGTTCTTGTTTCTAAGTGTTGGTGATACCAATGAACGAATCTATCTAACCGGTGACATGGGGGAAGCTGAAATTCGAAAAGAAGTGGAGGCGGTATTAAAGCGCACCTCCTCTGGATTTATCAAAACCATAGGTCTCTGGGTGCCAACTCCTGAGGTGCCGCCGGAAATGGCCATGTACCAGCAGGCCCCACCAGACTCATATCGTGCCATTCAACAGGTGTTGCCGGAAAATTATAATCTTGAAAAAATAGCGCTCAGCTCTGGGCGAGTGCCTACCAACATTGACGTTCTTGTTGTTGTTGCGCCTCAGAACATGAGCGATCTGGAGCGATTTGCCATTGACCAGTATTTAATGCGGGGCGGTGCGGTTGTTGCCCTGGCTGGGTCTTATGTTCTTGATTTAAATCCAAACGCCCAGTCAATTAATGTGAAACGTGTTGAAAATGGCGTGGCGGATCTTTTGAATCATTATGGTTTTAAAGTTGAAGAAACACTGGTCATGGATAAGCAGAATGAACCGTTTCCTGTTCCTGTTACAAGAAATCTCGGGGGTTTCCAGGTTCAGGAGATTAAAAGAATTGACTATCCGTTTTTTGTTGATGTACGGCAAGACGGTATGGCCAAAGACAGTCCGGCAGTCGCCAGTCTGCCGGCAGTAACTATGAACTGGGCCTCTCCTGTTGTGATAGATGAAGAGAAGAATAGTTCGCGTAAGGTTTCAGAGTTGCTCTCCTCCTCCCCTGAATCGTGGTTGTATAACGGTGCCAATATTCAGCCGGATTTTGGCCGATATCCAGGCAATGGTTTTGTCGAAGGCGACGAATTTTCCAGCCAGGTACTTGCCGTCTCTTCGCAGGGCGTGTTCAAAAGTTATTTTTCTGATCGCCTCGATCCTCGGGACGAAAAACGCCAACAGGAAAAGGCCAATGAAGAGGATCTTGAAGATGCTGAAGCAGACGCTGCTACTGAACTTCCAGAGGCACCGGTAATCAAGAGATCATCAGAGTCGGCCAGACTCGTTGTGGTCGGAAGTTCTGAGTTTATAAACGATACAGTTATCAGTATCTCCCAAAGCACGAGTCAGGATCGCTTTTTAAATAGCCTGGGCTTTCTGCAGAATCTAATAGACTGGTCTGTTGAAGATGAAGAACTTCTGATGATTCGTTCCAGGGGAACTCATGCCCGTATGCTGCTTCCACTCACTCATCAAGAGCAAACGTTCTGGGAATGGCTTAATTATGGTGTGGCAATTTTAGCACTATTGATCGTCAGTCTTTATGGTGGCTTACGCAGAAAAAAAGAGCGGCCAATGGTTTTGTTGGGGGGTAACTAA
- a CDS encoding ATP-binding cassette domain-containing protein encodes MIEVKNLSKYYDDVEALSTVSLSIASGEVIGLLGPNGAGKTTLMKILTGYIHPSSGSASVGGFDVLEDTERVQEMIGYLPENAPIYPELTVQSYLKMIADLRNIPKNQQTAYISEAIHAVDLSDRLTRPIGTLSKGYRQRVGLAQAILHKPKLLILDEPTNGLDPTQIVEVRNLIKKLSKHSTILVSTHILSEVEATCDRAIILIGGQVKADSLLAELSATSSARLTVARNSDEKAIAQVLEAMAGVKTVRMTESAAKVVYAIQAETDVDICPAIFSKAKEHDWPLWELRHDERNLEAVFNELTAVDGGIR; translated from the coding sequence ATGATTGAAGTAAAAAATTTAAGCAAATACTATGATGATGTCGAAGCCCTGAGCACGGTCTCTTTGTCTATTGCTTCCGGTGAAGTTATTGGCTTACTAGGGCCTAACGGCGCCGGCAAGACCACCTTGATGAAAATTTTAACTGGTTACATTCATCCCTCGTCCGGCAGTGCCTCTGTTGGTGGTTTTGATGTCCTTGAAGACACAGAACGGGTTCAGGAGATGATCGGCTATCTCCCGGAAAATGCCCCGATTTATCCAGAATTGACGGTTCAGTCGTATCTGAAAATGATTGCTGATCTGCGAAATATCCCAAAAAATCAGCAGACTGCCTATATCTCAGAAGCCATTCATGCTGTCGATCTGAGTGATCGTCTGACCAGGCCAATTGGCACGTTAAGTAAGGGCTACAGGCAGAGGGTTGGTCTGGCCCAGGCAATACTTCATAAGCCAAAGCTCTTAATTCTCGATGAGCCCACCAACGGTCTTGATCCAACTCAGATTGTTGAGGTGCGTAATCTCATCAAAAAACTGTCCAAACACAGTACGATTCTGGTCTCCACCCATATTCTCTCAGAGGTTGAAGCGACCTGCGATCGTGCCATCATTCTTATTGGCGGGCAGGTCAAGGCCGACTCCTTGCTGGCTGAACTCTCAGCCACCTCGTCTGCACGCCTGACTGTTGCCAGAAACAGTGATGAGAAAGCTATCGCCCAGGTTCTTGAAGCAATGGCTGGCGTTAAAACTGTGCGGATGACCGAAAGTGCTGCCAAGGTTGTCTATGCCATTCAAGCTGAAACGGATGTAGATATCTGCCCTGCAATTTTTTCAAAGGCCAAGGAGCATGATTGGCCTTTGTGGGAGTTGCGACACGATGAAAGGAATTTGGAGGCAGTTTTTAATGAACTTACTGCGGTGGATGGAGGGATACGATGA
- the htpG gene encoding molecular chaperone HtpG — translation MAKKKEETLEFQSETKKLLDIVIHSLYTEKDIFLRELISNSADALEKMRHQGLMEEDYFDKDVELDIKITCDEKNKTITIVDTGIGMTKEELIANLGTIAHSGSKTFLTELSESAKKDLSLIGQFGVGFYSAFMVAQKVTVQSRSYRKDDIGHQWSSEGTGSYTVSDCKGLHRGTKIIIQLSEETKDYAQESTLKRIIRQYSNFVSFPIKVSGEVINTVTALWTKSKSDIKDEEYVEFYKFVGNAYDEPKYTLHFSADAPLAIRSILFVPKDNIERMGFGRLEPSVSLYCQKVLIDQHSEKILPEWLRFLKGVVDSEDLPLNISRQALQDNALVAKINKVVTSRFLKFLDEQAKKDSEGYAEFWKTFGIFLKEGATSDFTHREGISKLLRFESSASEPGKYVSLADYVGRMKEGQKDIYYINGSSRDAIEAGPYLEAFKKQEFEVIYTLEPIDDFVLSHLGEFDGKKLLSADRADLELPDAPKDENEPPKDALDKTIATSLTKWMKETLGDKVKEVLESKRLVDSPAIIVNPDGFMTSSMERIMRAQNQDGGLQQFGSKNLEINTGHQLIKDLADLRVKDDNFAKVIVAQIFDNAMIQAGLIVEPRALVERNYEILAKAVKA, via the coding sequence ATGGCTAAAAAGAAAGAAGAAACCCTTGAGTTTCAATCGGAAACTAAGAAGCTCCTCGATATTGTAATCCACTCCTTGTATACCGAAAAGGATATTTTTCTGCGCGAGCTTATTTCTAACTCGGCAGATGCGCTCGAGAAAATGCGTCATCAAGGGTTAATGGAAGAAGATTATTTTGATAAAGACGTTGAACTCGATATCAAGATTACCTGTGATGAAAAGAATAAAACCATCACAATAGTTGATACCGGTATTGGCATGACCAAAGAAGAACTAATAGCCAATCTGGGAACAATTGCCCATTCAGGGTCTAAAACATTTCTGACTGAGCTTAGTGAGAGTGCCAAGAAAGATTTGAGTTTAATTGGCCAGTTTGGTGTTGGTTTTTATTCTGCCTTTATGGTTGCCCAGAAAGTAACCGTTCAATCACGGTCGTACCGTAAAGATGATATTGGTCATCAATGGAGTTCTGAAGGCACCGGCAGCTATACGGTTTCAGACTGCAAGGGTTTGCATCGCGGCACAAAAATCATCATCCAACTCAGTGAAGAGACAAAAGATTATGCTCAGGAAAGCACTCTCAAGCGAATAATCAGGCAGTATTCGAATTTTGTTTCTTTTCCGATCAAGGTGTCTGGTGAAGTAATTAACACGGTCACGGCACTTTGGACAAAGAGTAAGAGTGATATAAAAGACGAGGAGTATGTCGAATTCTATAAATTTGTTGGCAATGCCTATGACGAGCCTAAATATACACTGCATTTTAGTGCAGATGCGCCGCTGGCCATTCGCTCTATTTTGTTTGTGCCAAAAGACAATATTGAGCGAATGGGCTTTGGCCGACTTGAGCCTAGCGTCAGTCTGTATTGCCAGAAGGTGCTGATTGATCAGCACAGTGAAAAAATTCTGCCTGAGTGGCTGCGCTTCTTAAAAGGTGTTGTTGACTCTGAAGACCTGCCGTTGAATATCTCCAGGCAAGCCTTGCAGGATAATGCTTTGGTTGCCAAAATCAACAAGGTTGTTACCTCGCGCTTTCTTAAATTCCTTGATGAGCAGGCAAAAAAAGACTCCGAAGGGTATGCCGAGTTCTGGAAGACGTTTGGCATTTTCCTGAAAGAGGGTGCAACAAGCGACTTTACCCACCGAGAAGGGATTTCCAAGCTACTCCGTTTCGAGTCCTCTGCCTCTGAGCCTGGTAAGTATGTCTCTTTGGCTGACTATGTTGGGCGAATGAAAGAAGGCCAGAAGGACATTTACTACATTAACGGCTCCAGCCGTGATGCGATTGAGGCAGGTCCATACCTTGAAGCCTTTAAAAAGCAGGAGTTTGAGGTCATTTATACCTTGGAGCCCATCGATGATTTTGTCTTAAGTCACCTTGGCGAGTTTGACGGCAAGAAGCTTCTTTCCGCTGACCGCGCCGACCTTGAACTGCCTGATGCTCCAAAAGATGAAAATGAGCCGCCTAAAGATGCTCTGGATAAGACCATAGCGACCTCCTTGACCAAATGGATGAAAGAGACCCTGGGAGATAAGGTGAAAGAGGTTCTTGAGTCCAAGCGCCTTGTTGACAGCCCGGCAATTATCGTTAATCCGGATGGCTTCATGACCTCATCCATGGAGAGGATTATGCGTGCTCAAAACCAGGATGGCGGGCTTCAGCAGTTTGGCTCCAAAAACCTGGAGATCAATACCGGTCATCAGTTGATTAAAGATCTAGCTGATTTGCGGGTAAAAGATGACAACTTTGCCAAGGTAATTGTTGCGCAAATTTTTGATAATGCCATGATTCAAGCAGGTCTGATTGTAGAGCCGCGTGCCCTGGTTGAGCGCAACTACGAGATTTTGGCAAAGGCAGTCAAAGCGTAG
- a CDS encoding manganese efflux pump, translating to MFRLAWHFGLFQAGMNIIGWAAGLSVRNYIESFDHWLAFGLLAFVGGRMIWEAVEPDDGKDKCERDPTRGRNLVVLSVATSIDALAVGLSFAVLKIAIWFPALIIGVVATAGTALGIHLGNWVGSATRLGKNVEIVGGLVLIGIGINILREHGIF from the coding sequence ATGTTCCGACTCGCCTGGCATTTCGGGCTTTTTCAGGCTGGAATGAATATTATCGGCTGGGCGGCAGGGTTGTCTGTTCGCAACTATATTGAAAGCTTTGACCATTGGCTGGCCTTTGGCCTGCTTGCCTTTGTAGGTGGCAGAATGATCTGGGAAGCAGTTGAACCTGACGATGGGAAGGACAAATGCGAAAGAGATCCAACTCGCGGTCGAAACCTGGTTGTACTCTCTGTGGCGACCAGCATTGATGCACTGGCTGTGGGGTTAAGCTTTGCGGTGCTTAAAATAGCAATCTGGTTTCCCGCGCTGATCATCGGCGTCGTTGCCACAGCAGGAACCGCTTTAGGCATTCACCTGGGCAACTGGGTAGGTTCGGCAACCAGACTGGGCAAAAATGTCGAAATCGTCGGAGGTCTTGTCTTGATCGGCATCGGCATCAACATACTTCGTGAACATGGGATTTTTTAG
- a CDS encoding right-handed parallel beta-helix repeat-containing protein: MEIAKLLVGNRSKLLVKGSVFLLFAGFFVLTMVVTKAGAETSTVTEQDLGTQNADSEVELDIRAIQKKMMQEGMQQKKMQEVIQEMMQVKVQEKIDAASSFPKRVQPDQMQQEVQSTMRPKLQGMMQQKAGVTVGSGPPSTPPEGNKKYIFSSLPQSILAKQHSQQVLMPDIEEAIMLVLKVGRETAAPLIDREFHNNGAIITVPDQHKSIQAAIDAAQSGDTVLVKAGTYFEQLTMKDGVKLVSDSADQGDELVAVAGAVIKLPSRALRTIIDGTKAKPSKHGMIDFNPGVERKTIIDGFTIQNLPHQDHHVPGHAHGLNVRGASPIITNCLIRNMGSTGIGNHVVYNDQESSVPSRDFRWQNIKNFSSPVIYNNIVHSSVGLGIGCNHFSTPIVLANEVYNNDDSEVSGSPSPGIGNKHGSAATIIGNIVHDNPGGGIQCKVGDPQGMYNIDRPTHPSIVQNVIYDNGMEKAAISSQGAGSLETPVIISGNYVFNSGAAGIGLMDGAVAIIEDNMVANSKDPGIAVKSSTVLKLNGNGVDGMVDTPGILLVNKTVVHEMLANTVTPGDQPPFMLKDDSSIMEKAAKVVE; encoded by the coding sequence ATGGAAATAGCAAAATTGTTGGTTGGCAATAGATCGAAATTGCTCGTGAAGGGCTCAGTATTTCTACTTTTTGCTGGGTTTTTTGTTTTGACAATGGTGGTGACAAAGGCGGGCGCTGAAACCTCAACCGTAACCGAGCAAGATCTCGGTACCCAGAACGCTGACTCGGAGGTTGAGCTTGATATTCGTGCCATCCAGAAAAAGATGATGCAGGAAGGTATGCAGCAGAAAAAAATGCAGGAGGTTATTCAAGAGATGATGCAGGTCAAAGTTCAGGAGAAAATTGACGCTGCAAGCTCTTTCCCCAAACGAGTTCAACCCGACCAGATGCAGCAAGAGGTCCAATCAACTATGCGACCCAAATTACAGGGGATGATGCAACAGAAGGCGGGTGTTACGGTTGGTTCCGGGCCGCCATCAACACCACCAGAGGGCAATAAAAAATATATTTTCAGCAGTTTGCCCCAGTCGATTCTTGCCAAACAGCATAGTCAGCAGGTCCTGATGCCTGATATCGAGGAGGCGATTATGCTGGTGCTCAAGGTTGGCAGGGAGACGGCAGCCCCGCTTATTGACCGTGAATTTCACAACAACGGGGCCATTATTACCGTTCCCGATCAGCACAAATCAATTCAAGCGGCTATTGATGCGGCACAATCAGGCGACACCGTTCTTGTTAAAGCAGGAACTTATTTTGAGCAATTGACCATGAAAGATGGCGTTAAACTGGTATCTGATTCCGCCGACCAGGGTGACGAGCTTGTTGCTGTTGCTGGAGCGGTCATAAAGCTGCCGAGCAGAGCCCTTCGAACAATCATTGACGGTACCAAGGCTAAACCTTCGAAACACGGTATGATTGATTTTAACCCTGGAGTTGAGCGTAAAACAATTATCGATGGTTTTACGATTCAAAACCTTCCTCATCAGGACCACCATGTTCCTGGTCACGCCCATGGACTTAATGTCCGAGGGGCCAGCCCTATTATCACCAACTGTTTAATTCGTAACATGGGCAGCACTGGTATTGGTAATCACGTTGTTTACAATGACCAGGAGAGTTCTGTGCCGAGTCGGGATTTTCGCTGGCAAAACATCAAGAATTTTTCCTCTCCGGTTATCTATAATAACATTGTCCATAGCAGCGTAGGACTTGGCATCGGATGTAATCACTTCTCAACACCAATTGTCCTTGCCAATGAAGTCTACAATAATGATGATTCGGAGGTCTCTGGAAGCCCATCTCCGGGAATTGGTAATAAACACGGCTCTGCCGCCACAATTATCGGCAATATCGTTCATGACAACCCCGGCGGCGGTATTCAGTGTAAAGTCGGCGATCCTCAGGGTATGTATAATATTGATCGTCCAACCCACCCTTCCATCGTGCAGAATGTTATATACGATAACGGCATGGAGAAGGCTGCTATCAGCAGTCAAGGCGCGGGTTCTCTGGAAACACCAGTTATTATTAGCGGGAATTATGTCTTTAACTCCGGGGCAGCCGGCATCGGGTTGATGGATGGTGCGGTGGCCATAATTGAAGACAATATGGTTGCTAATAGCAAGGATCCCGGTATTGCCGTGAAGAGCAGTACGGTTCTCAAACTTAATGGCAATGGGGTTGATGGAATGGTTGATACGCCGGGTATTTTACTTGTAAATAAAACGGTTGTTCATGAGATGCTTGCAAACACAGTCACGCCTGGTGATCAACCACCGTTTATGCTTAAAGATGATAGTAGTATCATGGAAAAGGCAGCTAAGGTTGTGGAATAA